The Pogona vitticeps strain Pit_001003342236 chromosome 6, PviZW2.1, whole genome shotgun sequence genome contains a region encoding:
- the LOC140708086 gene encoding olfactory receptor 14A16-like, whose translation MQFKERNLKNLSSLTQFLLLGFSKDCEMQVSLFTVFLLYYLVAVGGNLLIISAVVTNRHLHNPMYFFLMNLAIQDVGQVSVIFPKSMANSLMDIRYISYSGCVAQVLFYVFFATSDFFFLTVMAYDRYVAICNPLHYEMLMNKKVCLRITATIWTSGFLHGVLHAGGTFAAPFCSNIVNQFFCEIPQLMKLVCSDLYLIEVGLILLGAVLAGGCFLFILVTYMHIFTAVLKIPSMHGRQKAFSTCLPHLLVVSIFVFTVCSVYIKPSTNSPLYLDLATTILYSMVPPLMNPVIYSLRNKEIKKALTEMLCLRYSSVNSF comes from the coding sequence atgCAATTTAAGGAACGAAACTTAAAAAATCTGTCTTCTCTCACACAATTCCTTCTCTTGGGATTCTCAAAGGATTGTGAGATGCAGGTTTCACTTTTCACTGTCTTCCTTTTGTATTACCTGGTAGCAGTTGGAGGAAATCTTCTCATCATCTCTGCAGTAGTTACCAACCGCCATTTACATAATCCCATGTACTTCTTTCTGATGAATTTGGCCATACAAGATGTGGGGCAGGTTTCAGTCATTTTCCCCAAATCCATGGCAAATTCCCTTATGGATATTAGATACATTTCATATTCTGGATGTGTGGCTCAAGtgcttttttatgttttctttgcaacatctgatttcttttttctcaCAGTTATGGCATACGATCGGTATGTGGCTATTTGCAATCCTTTACATTATGAGATGTTGATGAACAAGAAAGTCTGCCTTAGAATAACTGCTACTATTTGGACCAGTGGCTTTCTTCATGGAGTCTTACACGCTGGTGGAACCTTTGCAGCTCCTTTTTGCTCCAACATTGTCAATCAATTTTTCTGTGAAATCCCACAATTAATGAAACTTGTCTGCTCTGATTTGTACCTAATTGAGGTTGGGCTTATTTTGTTAGGTGCTGTGCTTGCAGGAGGCTGTTTTCTTTTCATCCTTGTGACTTATATGCATATTTTCACTGCCGTGCTGAAAATCCCCTCCATGCATGGAAGGCAGAAAGCTTTCTCAACTTGCCTACCCCACCTCCTTGTAGTTTCCATATTTGTGTTTACAGTATGTTCTGTTTATATCAagccctccactaattctccattatATCTTGATTTGGCAACGACTATATTATATTCCATGGTTCCTCCTCTAATGAATCCAGTAATCTACAGCTTGAgaaacaaggaaataaaaaaagctCTCACTGAAATGTTATGTTTAAGATACTCTTCTGTCAATTCCTTTTAG